CGAATAGCCGTGCTCGGCGAGCAGCGCGAGCGTGGCGTCCAGGATCGCCTGGTGGGCTTCCTCGCTGCGCGGGCGACCGGCAGCGCTGGCGGCGGGGTTCTCTGCGGCCACGCGGGACCTCGGTGCGGGGCGGTCGGTCGGTCCACCGCCCGGGGAGCGGAATTCCGATACTGTACGTCTCGTTCCCAATTCAGGCACCTGGAGGCCGGTGGAAGGCGGCTCACGGCCGGAACGGGCCGCTGGACACCGCCCCGCGCCGCGGGCATGCTCCGCCGCGCCCACGCTCCCGGAGGAAACCCAGCCCATGTCCCGAGCCCACGAGCTCGAAATCGCCGTGTCGGCCGTCCGCGCGGCGGCCCGCGTCTGTCAGGCCGTCCAGAAGCGCATGGTCGCGCCAGAGACGTTGGAGAAGAAGGACAAGTCCCCGGTGACCGTGGCCGACTTCGCGTCCCAGGCGATCGTGTGCGCGGCGCTCGAAGAGAGCCTGCCCGACGACCCGGTCGTGGGCGAGGAGGACTCGGCGTCCCTGCGCGAGGATTCGCAGGCCGAGCTCCGCGCCGGGGTGGTCTCTCACGTGGCTTCGGAGCAGGGCGATTCCCTGAGCGAAGACACCGTCCTCGGCTGGATCGACCGCGGCAACGCCGACGCGCGCAGCGCGCGCTACTGGACCCTCGATCCGATCGACGGCACGAAGGGTTTCCTCCGCGGCGAGCAGTACGCCATCGCTCTCGGGCTCCTCGAGGAGGGCGAAGTGGTGATGGGTCTCCTCGGTTGTCCGAACCTGCCCCTCGGTGACGGGGTGGGGGCGCTCTTCACCGCGGTGCGCGGCGAGACGACCCAGGTCACCTCCTTGTGGGATGCGTCGGCGCCCGTGACGCCAGTTTCGGTAGCGGCGATCGCGTCTCCCGCCGAAGCCCGCTTCTGTGAGTCGGTCGAGTCGGCTCACTCGAACCAGAGCGAGTCGGCGCGCATCGCCGAGACCCTCGGGATCCAACAAGAGCCGTTCCGGATCGACAGTCAGTGCAAGTACGCGGCCGTGGCCCGGAACGATGCCTCCATCTATCTGCGGCTGCCGACCCGCGCCGACTACCAGGAGAAGATCTGGGATCACGCGGCGGGAAGTCTCGTGGTCGAATGCGCGGGCGGACGCGTGACGGATGCCGACGGCAAGCCCCTCGACTTCCGCCACGGACCGACGCTGGCCCAGAATCAGGGCGTGGTGGCGACCTGTGGTCCGATCCACGACGCCGTGATCGACGCCGTGCGGAGCGTGCGTGGCGCCTAGCGCCTGCGGAGCGCGATCCCCGCGAGCCCGACCATCACCAGCAGGGCGGTACTCGGCTCGGGCACCGTGCTGGTGCCAAGCAGCGAAAACGACCCGCCCGGGAACGTCCAGTTGACCGGCGCGAACGCGTTCGTGGTGGTTCCGTTGTCGAGGCTGTAGGACGCCTGGACTTCATTGGTCAGGTCGTCGAAGGCGATCATCAGCAGGATGGCGCCTGCGATGTCGCCTTCCACGAACGGGTTGCTGGAGACGTCGAACGAGGTGACCTGGTTGGACGCATCCCGCGTGATCTGGAGCATGTTGACCTGCAGTCCGGCAAAGAAGCCGGTCCCGTCGAGGCGGTTGGCGACGCTGGTGAGCGTGTTCGAGATCCCGATGGAGATCGATGTGAGGTTGGAGCCCAGATCGAAGGAGCCGAGCGCCATCGTGTAGCTGGTGCCGGGCGCGGGAACCTCGGGCAGCCAGATCGAGGTGGCCGTGAAGGAACCACCGTTGTTCAACACGCTGTTGAAACCCGAGATGCCGCTGCTGTCCGAGTCGACGTTGAGCGGGTCGAGGAAGCCGCTCTGGCCCGGATCCGAAAATGTCACGCCCCCGCCGCCCTCGGCGGCGGTGCCGAAGGTGTTGAACCAGTCGGATCCGAGGGAGCCATCCTCGAAGTCGTCGCCGATCCCGCGCTCCGGAATAGAGAAGTCCTGGACCGAGTAGCTGAACGGGTTGGTGACAGCGAAAGCCGGGCCGGCGAGGCTCAGCAGCACGAGACACACGAGGGACGCGAGACGCATGACAGCAGCTCCGAAACTCGGCCCCGCCGAGGGAACGAGGGGCCGTTTGCGCACCAATGCGAGGGCCCCTGACGCCGCTGTCAGGTTCCCCTTCCCGGGCGCCATCGTATCAGGACGCGCGTGGCAGGGGGCGAGGAAGCCGCCGTGCGGCCGGCCGTGACCTCAGCGCGGGTCATCCCGGCGGGGTCCCTCCGGAGGCGGCCAGGGGCCAGGGGCGGCCTCGACGATCGCGCGAGAGACGACCGCGGCACCGTCCAGGGAGAGGTGGAAGGCGTCCGCGAAGTAGAACACGTCCTCGTCGAAGATGCGGCACAGGCCATCGACACAGAAGTGGGTCTCGGGGCGGACGCGGACGAGGCCCGAGGCTTCGCCGAGCCCGTCGAAGAGGGTCTCGATCGGGGCGGTGCGCTGCTGGAACGCGGTCTGGGGCACTCCGCGTGGAATCTCGGGGGGCGGGCGCGCGATGGCGGCCCAGCGAGGCAGGGCCGCGAGTCTCCGCGCGACGGGGTAGCCCGGCTCGGGCGTCGGATACACGAGCATCACCCGGTGACCGGCGTCGAGGAGCGCACGCACGCTCTCCGTGACGCTGGCGCGAATCGCGCGTTGGCGTCCGTCTTCGTCGTCGACGCTGGGGGCTTCCATGGAGATCGGGGGCAGCTCCGGATCGCGGAAGCCTCCGTGGTAGTAGGCCGGAAGCGCGCCGAACAACACCACCGTCGCCGGCGGGCTCTCGAGCAGGAGGGCCTGGCGTTCGAGGTTCACGCTGCGGTGGCACTGGGGCCGACCGTCGTTGCGGGTCGAGAGACCGGGCGCGTAGTAGCACCCGTTCGCGACGAAGGGGACGAACTCGACATCCCGCTCGCGCAGCGCTTCCCAGAGCGGGAGTCCGAGCCGGTTCGCGTTCGAGTCGCCCACCAGGAACCAACGCTCACGGGGTTCCGCGCCCGAGACGAACCGACAGGCTTCGTCGACCCGACGCCGGTTGCAGATCGCGCCGTCCTGCTCGAGCTGGATCTGCTGGGTCGGGTCGGCGATCCACTGCAGCCAGGGCGGGAAGCGCTGGGGCCAGCCGTGGCCGAGATGCGCGGCGAAAACGAAGGCCGTCGACGCGAGCAAGAAGGCGGCGGCTCCCGTGAACAAGCGACGCTGCGGCACACGCGCCGCGTCGCGGCACGGCGTTTCGACCCACTTCCAGGTGAGCGCGGCGGCTCCGATGCAGACGGCCACGAGCGCGAGCTTCGCCTGTGTCGGCAGCTCCCCGCTGGTGGCGATCCGTGAGAAGGCAAAGACCGGCTGATGCCACAGGTAGAGCGAGTAGGAGATCAGTCCGATGCCGCTGGCGACCCGCCAGCGCAGCAGGGCCGTGACCCAGGGGTCGGCCCCCGGGTTCGCGAGGAGCAGGACGACGCCGAGCACCGGGATCGCGGTCCACAGCGAGGGGTGGGGCGTCGCGTCGTCGAAGAGGAAGAAGCTCGCGACGACGAGGAGCAATCCCAGCGTCGGGACGCCCCGTCGCGGCTTCACGGGCGCCGCGCGTCGGGCTTCGCGGCTGGCGAGCCAGGCGCCCGCCCCGAGTTCCCAGAGACGCTGGGGCAGCGCGAAGAACCCCGTGGCGGCTTCGGCGAGACCCAGGCGAGGGCCGAGCTCCGCGAGCGCGAGGGACGCGGCCGCCGCGCCGATCAGGACCGCGGGGACGCGCTCGGCCGAACGGGCCCAGAGCCCGGCCAACGCGACGGGGAACAACAGGTAGAACTGTTCCTCGACCGCAAGGCTCCAGGTGTGGAGCAGCGGCTTCAGCAGGCTCGGCGCTGCCGTGTAGGGGTCCTCGCTCCAGAACCACAGATTCGAGACGAACAGGTTCGTGGCGAGCAGACTGCGGGTGAACGCGAGCAGCTCCTCGGGGAGGAGCCAGACGACCGCCGCCGGCACGCAGCACAGGAGCACGACGGCAAGGGCGGGGAGGAGTCGGCGTACGCGGCGCGTGTAGAAGTCGCCGAGGGAGAAGTGCTCCGCCTCGAGGTCACGCAGGACCAGCGTCGTGATCAGGTAGCCCGAGATCACGAAGAACACGTCGACGCCGAGGAAGCCGCCGGTCAGGAGCGTGCGTTCGCCGATGCTGAACTTCGCGTGGTAGACGAGCACCGCCAGCACGGCGAGCGCGCGCAGCCCGTCGATCTCGGGCCGATAGTCCCGCCGCGACGTGCTCATGGTCGAGGATCGGGCGCCGGAACCAGAGGCGGGCGGCGACGGCGCGAGGCGTCGCGTCGGCTCACGCCGAACTCACTCGCTGGGGGCCGCCGCGTCGGGGACGTAGGGTTCGCGCACGGCGATCTTCACGCGCTGGCCCGGGGCCAGCGGCTCGTGGGTGAAGATGCCGTTCGCGACCGAGGTGAAGGTGAGGTCCCACTCGTTGCCCGTGCGCTCGGAGAGCTCGGGCAGGGTCTCGCCGGGCAGGGCCAAGGCGGTGCGCAGCCGCAGCTCGGCGACCGAGCCGGACTCCTCGCGCGACAGGGGGCGGAAGCTCTGGGCGAACTTGCGGAACAGACCCTGGTACTTGCGGAGCTGGCCCGACTGCATCCCGCCGATCAGGCGGTAGACCAGATCGTTGTGGGCGATCCAGGTGATCTCGGCCTTCAGCGGGCCGAACGCGGTCGGCATGACCGACACCGCGCGAAAGCCGTTCAGCTCGCCGATCTTGACCGGTGTGGCGCCCTGGAGTTTCAGACCTTCGCGGGTCGCATAGTCGGCCGCTGCCTGGGCCGGGTCGTTTCCCGGACCCTGGAGCTCGAGGGCCACGACGCCGTCACGCTTCGGCGCGAAGGCGCCCACCCAGCTCGCTTCGTTGCGGGTCGTCCAGCCGTGGGGGAAGCGCAGGGTGAAGTCGAGGTCGGCGTGCAGGAAGCGGTCGTCGACGAAGACGCCTTCGCTCGCGGGTCGCTCCACCGCCATCCCCTCGATGCGATCGAGGTAGATGTCTCGGTCCTCTTCGAGACTGCGCTGCTGGGATTGCAGACCCGGCGGCGCGTCGCCGCGCTGTCGCCATGCCTCGGTCTGGGCGCGGGTGGCGGCTTCGGCCATGCGCTCGCGCAGTGCGGGGTGGGTGGCGAAGTAGGTCTGGGGCATCGAGAAGCCCTGGGAGAGCTTCGTGTAGTTGTCGAGGGCGGTGAGGAAGCGCGCCATCCCGGTGGGTTCCACGTTGGCTCGGGTCGCGATCTCCTGGCCGATCAGGTCCGCCTGGCGCTCCTGGTTGCGGGCGTAGCGGGCGATCGGGTTCGCGCCGGCCGTCTCCGATTCGTGGATCGGTTCGCCCCCGCCGCTCAGCATGTCGCTGATCAGGGTGGCGATGCCGAAGGTCTTGGCGTGGGCGTCGCGGTTGGCGGAGTGTTTCGCCGCGACGTGCGCGATCTCGTGGCCGATCACGTGGGCGAGCTCCGCCTCGCTGTTCGCCAGCACCATCAAGCCGCGGGACACGAAGATGTGCCCACCCGGCAACGCGAAGGCGTTCGGCTCGTCGAGTTCGACGATCGAGAAGGTGTACTGGACGTCGCGTCGCGGAGAGAACTGCGCGAGGCGATCACCGATCTCCTGCACGTATGCGACGAGCTCCTCGTCGCGCACCAGACCGAGGCTGCTCTGGATCTCACGCCTCGCCTGGTCGCCGATGCGCTGCTCGTCCTCGGGCGTCATCAGGACGACTTCGCGACGCCCGGTGGCCGGGTTCACCGCCGTCGTGCAGGCGAGCCAGGGAAGCACGGCCGCGAGTACCAGCGCCATGCGCAGGCCCTGGTGTCGCATGCGCCGTGCCCGGGTCCCCATGTCCATCGCTCGATGGTAGCGGCTGGGAACGGGAGGCCTCGTTCAGGAGCGGATGCGCCGCCGGCCGATCACGAGCACGCCGAGCGCGCCGCTCGCGAACAGCAGCAGCACGCCGGGCTCCGGGGTGAACTGGAGGGTCACCCGCGTCAGCTGGCCGCTGATGTCGTTGTTGCCGGGGATGCCGATCGACGTGGTCTGGGTGGCGGTCACGAGCTGGACCATCCCCCCCACCTGGGCCGTCGAGCCGGACATCGCCGCGGGGCCCTGGGCGAAGCCCATGGCCGTGACGTTCTCGAGGCCGCCGAGTGGGGTGCGGTTGCTGACCGTGGCCGTGTTCACGGTCCAGGGCGCGCCGATCACGGTGATCCGGGTGGGCCCCGCGCCGCCGATCGTGAAGGATCCGCCGATGCCGGCTCCGATCGCCATCCCGCTCACGGTCTGGCTGAGCGTCTGGGAGATGGCCGTGGCGCACCCGATGACCTGGCAGAGACGGATCACGCCGGCGCCGGGCAGCGTGTTCTCGGAGAGCATCTGGGTCGGGTTGCCCGCCACGGCCGAGATCGGCGCGAACAGGCCGCCCTGGACCGCCGGGTTGATCTTCACGCCGTCGAGTTGGATCTCGGGAATCAGGATCGAGACGGTCGGGTCGGTGACCGGGACCGTCGTGTTGATCTCCGCGAAGGGGGTGATCAGCTCGAGCGAGTTCAGCGCACCGAGGCTCCCGCCTGGGCCGTTCACGATGGCGACGCCGGTGCCCGTCTGGGTGACTTCGAACCCACCGAAGTTCGAGAAACGGACCCCGTAGGTCCCGGTGTACTCCAGGACGGCGGCGTGACCCGTGGACGCGACCAGCACCCAGATGCCGAGGGTTCCCAACAGGCCCAGGGCTCCCGGGAGCATTCCCCGCATCCTTGTGAGGAAAGCCATGAGAGATTCCTTTGCAGATCCGGCGCGAAGCCGTCGAAGTGTGGAGAGTTTCCCACATCCCGGCGGGTGGGGGAACCGTTCGTTGCGCTGGCGCCGGCACGCCCTCTCCCGGCACCCTTCGGTCGTGGGAAGTCGGTCGGGCGTGGGAGACGGAGCCGGTGTGCGCGAGGTGCCGGGGGCCCCGGGTGCGCTCACGCTCCCGATCGATCGCAGTTGGGATGGCGCGGCGGTACCCGGAGGCACGGGGTTGGTTGCCGCGCTGACGGCCACGCCCGAAGCGATGGTCGTGGTCGCCGAGGGCCCGGTGCACGCCGCAGCGCTCGCGCCGGACGCACCGCCGGGCACACGCGTCGACCGCCTGTGGACCTTCGATGTGGTCGAGTGCTTCTTCCGGGCCAGCGACGGGCGCTACCTCGAGCTGGAGCTCGGCGTTGCGGGGCACTATCTGGCGCTGCGCTTCTCCGGGCCGCGCGAGCTCGACGACGCGCTGGCGCAGCCCCCGATCGAGTGCCGTCTCGAGGTCCGCGAGGGACGCTGGCGACACGAGGCCCGGGTACCGCGGCACTGGTTTCCCGAGCCGATCGATGCCATCGCAGCCTTCGCGATCGAGGCGGGCCGGCACTATGCCGCCGATCCGGTGGGCGGCGCGGTGCCGGATTTCCACCGGACCCACGCCTATCGGGCGGCGCGGATTCCGAGCTGGGAGTCGTCCCGGGCGCAGCGCTAGCCGTCCCTCAGCCCGCGTTGGTCTTCCGGCAGCGGGTCCCGAGGTTCTTGAGGTCCTCGCTCAGGTTCTGCAGGGCCGGACTCAGCTGGCGCGGGGGGCCGTCGAGCTTTCCCACCATGGCGCCGGCGGAGACTCCGAGCTTCTCGAACAGGACACGCTCGTCCGCGGGAGCGTTGGCGTCCTGGGCCATCCGCGCTCCCAGGTTCTGCATCTGGGTCCCGGTGTTGCGCAGGGCCTGGGTGGCCTTCGGCTCGAGCGGGAGGTTCCGGTTGCGGAGATGCTTCGCGAGCACGGCGAACTCGCGCGAGCGCTTGAGGATGGCGTCGCATTCGAAGCGGGGCGTATCGCCGGCCGACTGGCAATGCTCCAGCAAGGCTTCGACCGAGGCGGCGAGCTCGTCGAGGCTCTCGAGCTGATCCGAGAGCAGGGGATCGAGCTTCAGCGAGGCGCTGGCGTCGCGCGCTGCGTAGTCCACGGCGCGGGCGAGGCGCTTCACCTCGCGGTTCGTCGCGGGACCCGTCGCCAGGTTCTTGCCGGTGCTCTGGAGCTTCTCCGCGATCTCGGAGACGCGCTCGACCTGCTCCTTCGTCAGGTCGTCTCCTGCCCGGCGGGACTCCCCGGAGATCAGCCGCACCTCGTTGGCGTGGTCGGTCAGATCGCTGCAGATGTCCGCCCGGGCCGACGCGGCCGCCGTGGCGACGACGAGCAGGGCGGCGATCAGGACGGGGCGGGCCGGGGGAGGGAAGGACATCGGGAACCTGGTGGGTGGAGCCGGAGCCGACAGGGCGGCGGGCCCGAGAGCATACCCACGTCCGCCCCCGGATCACCCCGCGGCGTGTTCCCGGGCCAGGGCAGCGAAGCGGTCCTCGGCGGCACTCCGCTCGGTCAGGAAGGCGTGGCCCAGGGCCAGCTGGGCCCGACAGCGGTCGAGGTTCTGGCCCGGACGGTGGACCCGGAAGTACGGATCGCCCTGCCAGTGATCGGTCAGGAAGCGGACGGCGTTCTCCAGCGCCATTCGCGGGCCCGCGACGGCCAGGCTCGCGACCTCCTCGGGGGCGAGTTGGCCACGGGTCCCCGCCACGAATCCCTCGCCGAGGGCCGCGAAGAGCGGCGCATCGACGCCGACCCGGCTGGGATCGGGCTCGTCCTCCGGCGTCGTGCAGGACGCGGTGCGAACCAGGTCTCCGAAGTCGTAGAGCGCCCGCCCGGGCATCACCGTGTCGAGGTCGACGACACAAAGCGCCTCGCCGGTCGCGTCGTCGAAGAGCAGGTTGTTGAACTTGCAGTCGTTGTGGACCGGGCGGAGGGGCAACGCCGACTCCCAGCGGGCGGGGAAGGCTTCGGCCAGGCGGCGACACGCGTCGGCCTCCTCCCGGGCGGCTTTGGGGGCCAGCTCGCGCTCGGTGGCGTCGAGGGTGGCGAGGCGTGCACCCAGGTCGTGAAAGTGCGGGATCGTTTCCTCGAGCTGGCTGGCGTCGAGGTCCGACAGATCGGCCAGGAAGCCGCCGAACGCGCGACCGGCGGCGCGCGCTTGATCCGGGTGGGCCGGTGCGTCGGACGCGTGGCTGGCCGCGATGAAGGGGAACGCACGCCACCAACGCCCTGCGGCGTCCTGCAGGTGGGTGCGTCCGTCCGGCGCTTCGATCAGACGCAGGCAGCGTCGCTCGGGTTGGTCGAGCGCCCGACGTGTCAGGCTTGCCGCGAGCGCGCGGGTGACGCGTTCGAGGTTCGTGGCCAGCCGTTCGGCGGCCGGGAAGACGGCGGTGTTGATGCGCTGGAACACCAGGTCGCCGCGCGCGGTGTCCGCGAGGCGCACCCGATAGGTGTCGTGGATGTGTCCCGAACCCAGTGCTTCGATCGACACGAGGCGTGCGTCGGGAACGAGCGCGACTAGCACCTCGCCCAGTGAGGTTCGGGCCGGCGGCCCCGCTTCCGGGGTGGTGTCGCTCGGCGTCAACGCGTCGCGGCCGGATCGGGGAGCAGGGCCGCGAGGGAGGCGAGGGCGGGACCCGGGTCCGGCTCGACGAGGATGCCGCGTACCCCGACGCCTTCGGCCGCCTGGATGTTTCCGGGATAGTCGTCGAGGAACACGGCGTGGCCGGCTTCGACGCCGAGCTGCTCCAACGCGAGATGAAAGATCATGGGGTCGGGCTTGCGAACGCCGACCTCGCTCGAGTCGACGACGACGTCGAAGAGGTCGCCGACCGGCAGGCTGGCCTCCCAGCTCGCCCGGAACTCCACCACGTTGTTGGTGACGAGCGCCGTCTTGCAGCCGGCCCGTCGAGTCGCTTCCACGCTCGCGACGACGTCCTTTCGGACGCCTTCGCCGCCGGCGAGGCGCGCCAGGATCTGCAGCGGATCGAACTCCAGACCATCCGCGGCCGCTCGCGCCATGATCGCGTTTCGCGCGTCTCCGAGCCCGATCTCGCCGCGTTCGAGGCGGTGCCAGGGATGGTCCGTGTCGCGGTCGTAGGGGCCGAACACGTGGTCGAGCACACGGTCCGGGGCCGCGCCGAGTTCGGCGGCGGCTTCGACGAAGATGTGGAACGGCGAGGCGGTGAAGACCCCGCCGAAGTCGAAGAGTACGGCGCGAATGGGCTGCATGGAGCCGAACCCTATCACCGCATGGGATGGGCACCATCCCGGGCGGGCAACTGCTGGCGGATCGCGCTGGCGAGGGCCAGCCCGAGGCGGCGACCGGAAGGGGTCGGGACGCCGAGCCGGGGACCCGCGCTGCGAAACCGCAGCTTCGCTTCCAGGTGGAACGCGGCCATGCCCCGCTCGGCGGCGGCTTCGAGGGATCGGGTGCGCAGGGCGGGGTAGCGGAGCTGGGTGGGGGCGGCGCGCTGGTCCGCGTCGAGGATCCAGCCGTGGCGCACGCCGGGCTCGGACTGTGCGGCGAGGTGGAACCCCGGGCCCAGCGCCTCTGCCAGGCGTTGGCCGAACCCCAGCGGGTCGCTCCGCCGGTTCGCTCCCGCCGAGAGTTCGAGTTCGTGGGGAGCGTGGCTGCCGGCCCCGTGGCATTCGACGAGGAGCGCGGCGGGTTGATGCCACAGGGCCTGGCAATAGACGCTCCGCGGGTCCTTGTTGGGGTCGTGGTCGCGCGCCTGGGACGCGACGGCCAGCCGTGCCTGGACGCCGGCGGCGAGCAGGGCCTCGAGGCAGACCAGGGCGTAGAGCACCGCATTCTCGTCGGCGATGCGCGATCCCTCCGGGCGCTCGAGGGCGATCCGCTCGACGCCGATCGGCGCGTGATGGGGCACCCCGAGCCAGACCTCCGGGTCGCCCGGCGGCCCG
This genomic window from Myxococcota bacterium contains:
- a CDS encoding 3'(2'),5'-bisphosphate nucleotidase, with product MSRAHELEIAVSAVRAAARVCQAVQKRMVAPETLEKKDKSPVTVADFASQAIVCAALEESLPDDPVVGEEDSASLREDSQAELRAGVVSHVASEQGDSLSEDTVLGWIDRGNADARSARYWTLDPIDGTKGFLRGEQYAIALGLLEEGEVVMGLLGCPNLPLGDGVGALFTAVRGETTQVTSLWDASAPVTPVSVAAIASPAEARFCESVESAHSNQSESARIAETLGIQQEPFRIDSQCKYAAVARNDASIYLRLPTRADYQEKIWDHAAGSLVVECAGGRVTDADGKPLDFRHGPTLAQNQGVVATCGPIHDAVIDAVRSVRGA
- a CDS encoding PEP-CTERM sorting domain-containing protein, which produces MRLASLVCLVLLSLAGPAFAVTNPFSYSVQDFSIPERGIGDDFEDGSLGSDWFNTFGTAAEGGGGVTFSDPGQSGFLDPLNVDSDSSGISGFNSVLNNGGSFTATSIWLPEVPAPGTSYTMALGSFDLGSNLTSISIGISNTLTSVANRLDGTGFFAGLQVNMLQITRDASNQVTSFDVSSNPFVEGDIAGAILLMIAFDDLTNEVQASYSLDNGTTTNAFAPVNWTFPGGSFSLLGTSTVPEPSTALLVMVGLAGIALRRR
- a CDS encoding acyltransferase family protein → MSTSRRDYRPEIDGLRALAVLAVLVYHAKFSIGERTLLTGGFLGVDVFFVISGYLITTLVLRDLEAEHFSLGDFYTRRVRRLLPALAVVLLCCVPAAVVWLLPEELLAFTRSLLATNLFVSNLWFWSEDPYTAAPSLLKPLLHTWSLAVEEQFYLLFPVALAGLWARSAERVPAVLIGAAAASLALAELGPRLGLAEAATGFFALPQRLWELGAGAWLASREARRAAPVKPRRGVPTLGLLLVVASFFLFDDATPHPSLWTAIPVLGVVLLLANPGADPWVTALLRWRVASGIGLISYSLYLWHQPVFAFSRIATSGELPTQAKLALVAVCIGAAALTWKWVETPCRDAARVPQRRLFTGAAAFLLASTAFVFAAHLGHGWPQRFPPWLQWIADPTQQIQLEQDGAICNRRRVDEACRFVSGAEPRERWFLVGDSNANRLGLPLWEALRERDVEFVPFVANGCYYAPGLSTRNDGRPQCHRSVNLERQALLLESPPATVVLFGALPAYYHGGFRDPELPPISMEAPSVDDEDGRQRAIRASVTESVRALLDAGHRVMLVYPTPEPGYPVARRLAALPRWAAIARPPPEIPRGVPQTAFQQRTAPIETLFDGLGEASGLVRVRPETHFCVDGLCRIFDEDVFYFADAFHLSLDGAAVVSRAIVEAAPGPWPPPEGPRRDDPR
- a CDS encoding M48 family metalloprotease → MDMGTRARRMRHQGLRMALVLAAVLPWLACTTAVNPATGRREVVLMTPEDEQRIGDQARREIQSSLGLVRDEELVAYVQEIGDRLAQFSPRRDVQYTFSIVELDEPNAFALPGGHIFVSRGLMVLANSEAELAHVIGHEIAHVAAKHSANRDAHAKTFGIATLISDMLSGGGEPIHESETAGANPIARYARNQERQADLIGQEIATRANVEPTGMARFLTALDNYTKLSQGFSMPQTYFATHPALRERMAEAATRAQTEAWRQRGDAPPGLQSQQRSLEEDRDIYLDRIEGMAVERPASEGVFVDDRFLHADLDFTLRFPHGWTTRNEASWVGAFAPKRDGVVALELQGPGNDPAQAAADYATREGLKLQGATPVKIGELNGFRAVSVMPTAFGPLKAEITWIAHNDLVYRLIGGMQSGQLRKYQGLFRKFAQSFRPLSREESGSVAELRLRTALALPGETLPELSERTGNEWDLTFTSVANGIFTHEPLAPGQRVKIAVREPYVPDAAAPSE
- a CDS encoding PEP-CTERM sorting domain-containing protein (PEP-CTERM proteins occur, often in large numbers, in the proteomes of bacteria that also encode an exosortase, a predicted intramembrane cysteine proteinase. The presence of a PEP-CTERM domain at a protein's C-terminus predicts cleavage within the sorting domain, followed by covalent anchoring to some some component of the (usually Gram-negative) cell surface. Many PEP-CTERM proteins exhibit an unusual sequence composition that includes large numbers of potential glycosylation sites. Expression of one such protein has been shown restore the ability of a bacterium to form floc, a type of biofilm.) gives rise to the protein MLPGALGLLGTLGIWVLVASTGHAAVLEYTGTYGVRFSNFGGFEVTQTGTGVAIVNGPGGSLGALNSLELITPFAEINTTVPVTDPTVSILIPEIQLDGVKINPAVQGGLFAPISAVAGNPTQMLSENTLPGAGVIRLCQVIGCATAISQTLSQTVSGMAIGAGIGGSFTIGGAGPTRITVIGAPWTVNTATVSNRTPLGGLENVTAMGFAQGPAAMSGSTAQVGGMVQLVTATQTTSIGIPGNNDISGQLTRVTLQFTPEPGVLLLFASGALGVLVIGRRRIRS
- a CDS encoding aminoglycoside phosphotransferase family protein produces the protein MSIEALGSGHIHDTYRVRLADTARGDLVFQRINTAVFPAAERLATNLERVTRALAASLTRRALDQPERRCLRLIEAPDGRTHLQDAAGRWWRAFPFIAASHASDAPAHPDQARAAGRAFGGFLADLSDLDASQLEETIPHFHDLGARLATLDATERELAPKAAREEADACRRLAEAFPARWESALPLRPVHNDCKFNNLLFDDATGEALCVVDLDTVMPGRALYDFGDLVRTASCTTPEDEPDPSRVGVDAPLFAALGEGFVAGTRGQLAPEEVASLAVAGPRMALENAVRFLTDHWQGDPYFRVHRPGQNLDRCRAQLALGHAFLTERSAAEDRFAALAREHAAG
- a CDS encoding HAD family phosphatase, which codes for MQPIRAVLFDFGGVFTASPFHIFVEAAAELGAAPDRVLDHVFGPYDRDTDHPWHRLERGEIGLGDARNAIMARAAADGLEFDPLQILARLAGGEGVRKDVVASVEATRRAGCKTALVTNNVVEFRASWEASLPVGDLFDVVVDSSEVGVRKPDPMIFHLALEQLGVEAGHAVFLDDYPGNIQAAEGVGVRGILVEPDPGPALASLAALLPDPAATR